One genomic region from Phorcysia thermohydrogeniphila encodes:
- a CDS encoding ABC transporter permease: MSGRTSFIEKLYAKNKLAAYSLAFLVFLYFIALFADFIAPYPYDTQFRQYPYHPPTPIHFFDREGKFHLRPFVYGHCLVDPVTKTYETDYSKIYPIKFFVKGETHYLLGFIKTDIHLFGVEGDGHVFLLGTDRLGRDIFSRLLYGTRISLTIGLIGVAISFSIGILVGSIAGYFGGKVDNVIMRLIEILMAFPAFYLMLALRSMFPVDMPSVLVFIIIVAILSLIGWAGLSRVIRGMVLSIREQEFVKAARVLGGSHLYVIFRHVIPNTLSYVIIAATLSVPSYILGESALSLIGLGIQEPYPSWGNMLSEATNVHTLSAYPWVLLPGFAIFSVIVAFNLLGDGLRDYFDVKLER, from the coding sequence TTGTCAGGTAGGACCTCCTTCATTGAAAAGCTCTACGCCAAAAACAAGCTTGCAGCTTACTCCTTAGCCTTCCTCGTCTTCCTGTACTTTATTGCCCTCTTTGCCGACTTTATAGCCCCCTACCCATACGATACCCAGTTTAGACAGTATCCATACCATCCACCGACCCCTATCCACTTTTTTGACAGGGAAGGAAAATTTCACCTAAGACCCTTCGTTTACGGCCACTGCCTCGTAGACCCCGTTACAAAAACCTACGAAACAGATTACTCCAAGATTTACCCGATAAAGTTCTTTGTAAAAGGAGAAACTCACTACCTCCTCGGCTTCATAAAGACGGACATTCACCTTTTTGGCGTTGAAGGGGATGGACACGTATTCCTGCTTGGAACGGACAGGCTCGGAAGGGACATATTCTCAAGGCTTCTATACGGAACTAGGATATCCCTAACCATAGGACTTATAGGGGTAGCTATTTCGTTCTCCATAGGCATTCTGGTCGGCTCCATCGCCGGCTACTTTGGTGGCAAAGTAGATAACGTCATAATGAGGCTCATAGAGATTCTCATGGCCTTCCCTGCTTTTTACTTAATGCTTGCCCTTCGCTCAATGTTTCCGGTGGATATGCCAAGCGTCCTTGTATTCATAATTATCGTCGCAATCCTCTCACTTATCGGGTGGGCTGGACTTTCCCGAGTAATAAGGGGAATGGTCCTATCAATAAGGGAACAGGAGTTTGTAAAGGCAGCAAGAGTTCTCGGAGGCAGTCACCTTTACGTAATTTTTAGACACGTTATCCCAAACACTCTCTCTTATGTTATCATTGCCGCGACACTTAGCGTTCCGAGTTACATCCTCGGAGAGTCGGCCCTTAGCCTTATAGGGCTTGGAATCCAAGAGCCGTACCCCTCATGGGGTAACATGCTCTCTGAGGCTACTAACGTTCATACACTCTCCGCTTACCCGTGGGTACTTCTTCCGGGATTTGCCATTTTTTCAGTTATAGTGGCCTTTAACCTCCTCGGTGACGGCTTAAGGGACTACTTTGACGTAAAGTTAGAGAGGTAA
- the ilvC gene encoding ketol-acid reductoisomerase, producing the protein MAKVYYDEDAKLEYLKDKTVAILGYGSQGHAHALNLRDSGINVIIGLRPGKSFEKAKADGFEVLPPDEAAKKADVIMFLLPDPVQKKVYEEAVKPNLEPGKALAFAHGFNIHFNQIVPPADVDVFMVAPKGPGHLVRWTYLEGAGVPALVAVHQDATGNAKEIALAYAKGIGSTRAGVIETTFKEETETDLFGEQTVLCGGVSALIKAGFETLVEAGYQPEVAYFECLHELKLIVDLIYQHGLAGMRYSISDTAEYGDYTRGPRVIDERVKENMKKILKEIQSGEFAREFVLEAQAGYPVLNAYRKMEAEHPIEKVGKQLREMMPFLKAQKKDLK; encoded by the coding sequence ATGGCTAAGGTTTACTACGACGAGGACGCAAAGCTGGAATACCTGAAGGATAAGACAGTTGCAATCCTCGGTTACGGAAGCCAAGGACACGCCCACGCTTTAAACCTTAGGGACAGTGGCATTAACGTTATCATCGGTTTAAGGCCCGGAAAATCCTTTGAAAAGGCAAAAGCCGATGGGTTTGAAGTTCTCCCACCAGACGAGGCTGCCAAGAAAGCCGACGTTATTATGTTTCTCCTTCCAGACCCTGTTCAGAAGAAGGTTTACGAAGAGGCCGTTAAGCCAAACCTTGAGCCCGGAAAGGCCTTAGCTTTTGCCCACGGTTTCAATATCCACTTTAACCAGATTGTTCCACCAGCAGACGTTGACGTCTTTATGGTGGCTCCAAAGGGTCCCGGGCATTTGGTACGTTGGACATACCTTGAGGGAGCAGGTGTTCCAGCACTTGTTGCTGTTCATCAGGACGCAACGGGAAATGCAAAGGAGATAGCCCTTGCCTACGCTAAGGGAATAGGTTCAACGAGGGCTGGCGTTATAGAGACGACCTTCAAGGAGGAGACAGAGACAGACCTCTTCGGTGAGCAGACGGTTCTCTGTGGAGGAGTTTCAGCTCTGATAAAGGCCGGTTTTGAGACCCTCGTTGAGGCAGGTTACCAGCCAGAGGTTGCTTACTTTGAGTGTCTCCATGAGCTAAAGCTCATCGTTGACCTCATCTACCAGCACGGACTTGCCGGTATGAGGTACTCCATCTCCGATACTGCCGAGTACGGCGACTACACGAGGGGTCCAAGGGTAATTGACGAGCGCGTTAAGGAGAACATGAAGAAAATCCTTAAGGAAATCCAGTCCGGTGAGTTTGCAAGGGAGTTTGTCCTTGAAGCTCAAGCAGGCTACCCTGTTCTTAACGCCTACAGGAAGATGGAAGCCGAGCACCCAATTGAGAAGGTCGGAAAGCAGCTCAGGGAGATGATGCCATTCCTCAAAGCCCAGAAGAAAGACCTTAAATAA
- the cysE gene encoding serine O-acetyltransferase produces the protein MFKRLKEDIETVFERDPAARSVIEVILCYPGLHAIWLHRIAHWLWNHNFKLLARLISHFSRWFTGIEIHPGAKIGRRFFIDHGMGVVIGETAEIGDDVTIYHQVTLGGTSTKKGKRHPTIGNNVVIGAGAKILGPVKIGDNCKIGANSVVIKDVPPNSTVVGIPGKVVKRNGIKPTKVDLEHGKLPDPVMESLKQMLDIIHDLELEVKSLRKELKK, from the coding sequence ATGTTTAAAAGGCTAAAAGAGGACATAGAAACCGTCTTTGAGAGAGACCCTGCGGCAAGAAGCGTAATAGAGGTTATCCTCTGCTACCCGGGACTTCACGCTATATGGCTCCACAGGATTGCCCACTGGCTCTGGAACCACAACTTTAAGCTCCTTGCGAGGCTCATATCTCACTTTTCTAGGTGGTTTACCGGCATAGAAATTCACCCCGGCGCAAAGATAGGGAGGCGCTTCTTTATAGACCACGGTATGGGAGTCGTTATCGGCGAAACAGCAGAAATAGGGGACGACGTTACCATCTACCATCAGGTTACCTTAGGGGGAACGAGCACCAAAAAGGGAAAAAGACACCCGACCATAGGAAACAACGTTGTTATAGGTGCCGGAGCTAAAATTCTTGGACCTGTAAAAATAGGTGACAACTGTAAAATAGGTGCTAACTCAGTTGTTATAAAGGACGTTCCCCCCAACTCAACCGTTGTTGGTATCCCGGGTAAAGTGGTAAAGAGGAATGGAATAAAGCCAACCAAGGTAGACCTTGAACATGGCAAACTTCCCGACCCCGTTATGGAATCCCTAAAACAGATGCTTGACATCATTCACGACTTGGAGCTTGAAGTTAAATCCTTGAGGAAGGAACTGAAAAAATGA
- a CDS encoding anthranilate synthase component I family protein → MKLKRLPFQDPYRTFLSLKKRGYPVKLFLDSASVNPKTGRYSVIAIGCVEELRCKDDPLLFEKLKSFHKRLSQKYRVDNVPFGIYGLISYDANRFLERIEGKQIDDINFPDLLFFLPETTLIFDNVKKELHAVTFSEVPELSLEPPNFGEFSAEFKGFNMSKEYFEECVEKIKEYIAAGDTFQVNFSQRIDVYFKGDILYLYHKLRKINPSPFSFFLDFGEIKAVSCSPERLIKRDGKHLETRPIAGTRRRGRNLQEERRLEEELFLSEKERAEHIMLVDLERNDLGRVCRYGSVEVDELMVKEKYSHVIHIVSNVRGELREGLDSVDVIKAMFPGGTITGAPKVRTMEIIAELEPTRRSLYTGSVGYIGFNETMDLNIVIRTLLFRGDLGFLQVGAGIVWDSIPEKEFKETLHKGRALLESLGIKV, encoded by the coding sequence TTGAAGCTAAAAAGACTCCCATTTCAGGACCCGTACAGAACATTTCTATCCTTAAAAAAGAGGGGTTATCCTGTTAAGTTATTTCTTGATTCGGCAAGTGTAAATCCCAAAACGGGACGTTACTCAGTAATAGCTATCGGATGTGTAGAAGAGCTAAGGTGTAAGGACGACCCTCTTCTCTTTGAGAAGCTCAAGAGTTTCCACAAAAGGCTTTCGCAAAAATACAGAGTAGACAACGTACCTTTTGGGATATACGGCCTTATCTCCTACGATGCAAACAGGTTTCTTGAAAGGATAGAAGGAAAGCAAATTGACGATATAAACTTTCCAGACCTTCTATTTTTCCTTCCAGAAACTACCCTAATATTTGACAACGTTAAAAAGGAGCTCCACGCTGTAACCTTTTCAGAAGTACCGGAGCTCTCCTTAGAACCACCAAACTTTGGAGAGTTTTCAGCAGAGTTTAAAGGCTTTAACATGTCTAAGGAGTACTTTGAGGAGTGTGTTGAGAAAATCAAAGAGTACATAGCTGCTGGGGACACCTTTCAGGTTAACTTCTCCCAGAGAATTGACGTCTACTTTAAAGGGGATATCCTGTACCTCTACCACAAACTAAGGAAGATAAACCCCTCTCCCTTCTCCTTTTTCCTTGACTTCGGTGAAATAAAGGCAGTTTCCTGCTCTCCTGAAAGGCTGATTAAGAGAGATGGGAAACACCTTGAAACAAGGCCTATAGCAGGAACGAGAAGGAGGGGAAGAAACCTTCAGGAAGAGAGGAGACTTGAGGAGGAGCTCTTTCTCTCAGAGAAGGAGAGGGCAGAACACATAATGCTTGTTGACCTTGAGAGGAACGACCTTGGAAGGGTGTGCCGCTACGGTAGCGTAGAGGTTGACGAGCTAATGGTGAAGGAGAAGTACTCCCACGTCATTCACATAGTCTCAAACGTTAGAGGGGAACTAAGAGAAGGACTTGACAGTGTAGACGTTATAAAGGCAATGTTTCCGGGGGGAACCATAACGGGAGCTCCAAAAGTTAGAACTATGGAAATAATTGCAGAGCTTGAACCTACAAGGCGCTCTCTCTACACTGGCTCTGTCGGTTACATCGGCTTTAACGAAACGATGGACCTAAACATAGTAATAAGGACTCTCCTCTTCAGAGGAGATTTAGGATTTCTCCAAGTGGGAGCAGGTATCGTTTGGGACTCTATCCCTGAAAAAGAGTTTAAGGAGACCCTCCACAAGGGGAGGGCCCTCCTAGAAAGCCTTGGAATCAAAGTGTAA
- a CDS encoding KAP family P-loop NTPase fold protein, translated as MRLSFRVEEPMEIVKYESYGCEKLKEKDALGMEEQVEKFKEEILMQNGKFREGTVGIVSQYGGGKSFFLSLLYCKLKQDRNCIYVDISRYEHEPDVFRVLMEEILREATIKSSLRERVKEFIKIVRSTTPLIQGFATFLYPVALPAVQLGKGLVDTLDSVVNDGNLRDELYAKLSEVTQDMPLVVLIDNLDRCRPDYVLHFLASVKDILKMRGILFIVAYDKTELLNVIKKTFGEKIDVESYLRKYIAVEFSLDSFFWHFDKEKKIKALNKLLVFSEEERKVVEENLKEVGAGISDFEGVVKSLEENSITAMEEFFCLFPAVSFRKLELIFKHFKTLLLRKDFSKALLELNEGFFKGEKQKISEKAAFYLPFCVIFLLFVKSLSSNIYEFWKLSLGDDVLLIGLFDEEEREKMEKEIEQLLNSAKKIVEEIDKKFNFSLLEAGIFDGNFEENGRIYIWKKAFSLVDVISDFELYSGVTSEEGKSE; from the coding sequence ATGAGGTTAAGTTTTCGGGTTGAAGAGCCTATGGAAATAGTAAAGTATGAAAGCTACGGATGTGAAAAGTTAAAGGAGAAAGATGCTCTTGGAATGGAGGAACAGGTTGAGAAATTTAAAGAGGAGATTTTAATGCAGAATGGGAAGTTTAGAGAGGGAACTGTGGGAATAGTTTCTCAGTATGGAGGAGGTAAAAGTTTTTTTCTTAGTCTTCTTTATTGTAAGCTTAAGCAGGATAGAAACTGTATTTACGTGGATATATCGCGTTATGAGCATGAACCAGACGTGTTTAGGGTGCTTATGGAAGAAATACTGAGAGAGGCGACTATCAAGTCTTCTCTTAGAGAGAGGGTTAAAGAATTTATAAAGATTGTTAGGAGTACTACCCCTTTGATTCAAGGATTTGCTACATTCCTTTATCCTGTAGCACTTCCTGCTGTTCAGTTAGGGAAAGGATTGGTAGATACCTTGGACAGTGTGGTAAATGATGGGAATTTGCGTGATGAGCTTTATGCTAAGCTAAGTGAAGTAACGCAGGATATGCCTTTGGTGGTCTTAATAGACAATTTGGATCGTTGCAGGCCAGATTACGTTCTTCATTTTCTTGCAAGTGTAAAGGATATTTTGAAAATGAGAGGAATATTGTTCATCGTAGCTTACGATAAAACAGAGCTTTTGAATGTTATTAAGAAAACTTTTGGTGAGAAAATAGATGTAGAAAGTTATTTACGAAAATACATAGCTGTGGAATTTTCGTTAGATAGTTTTTTTTGGCATTTTGACAAGGAAAAGAAGATTAAAGCATTGAACAAACTTTTAGTTTTTTCTGAGGAAGAGAGAAAGGTGGTAGAAGAGAATTTGAAAGAAGTGGGAGCGGGGATTTCGGATTTTGAAGGGGTGGTGAAAAGTTTAGAAGAAAATAGTATTACTGCTATGGAGGAATTTTTCTGTCTGTTTCCGGCAGTTTCTTTTCGTAAGTTGGAGCTAATTTTTAAGCATTTTAAAACTTTACTGCTTCGAAAAGATTTTAGCAAGGCGTTGTTAGAACTAAATGAAGGATTTTTTAAAGGAGAAAAACAAAAAATCTCTGAAAAGGCGGCTTTTTATTTGCCTTTCTGTGTAATTTTTCTTTTATTTGTAAAAAGTCTGAGTAGTAATATTTATGAGTTTTGGAAACTCTCGCTGGGAGATGATGTTCTTTTAATTGGTCTTTTTGATGAGGAAGAGCGCGAAAAGATGGAAAAGGAAATAGAGCAATTACTCAATAGTGCGAAAAAAATTGTAGAAGAAATAGATAAAAAATTTAATTTCTCTTTACTAGAAGCGGGTATTTTCGATGGTAATTTTGAGGAAAATGGAAGGATATATATTTGGAAAAAAGCTTTTTCGCTTGTTGATGTTATTAGTGATTTTGAATTGTATTCAGGAGTAACTAGTGAAGAAGGAAAGAGTGAATAG
- a CDS encoding ArsR/SmtB family transcription factor translates to MDETCQKFYEKYNEYARLFEILSNPIRIGIIVMLAKGPKRPKEIREKLGVPQSLLSQHASILREMGIIEKVDRFNVKSPCRLKNPRVLEILKAAGIEF, encoded by the coding sequence ATGGACGAAACGTGCCAGAAGTTTTACGAAAAGTATAACGAATATGCTAGGCTCTTTGAAATCCTCTCTAACCCCATAAGAATCGGCATCATTGTAATGCTTGCGAAAGGGCCAAAAAGACCTAAGGAAATAAGGGAAAAGCTGGGAGTCCCTCAATCACTCCTCTCACAACATGCATCAATACTGAGGGAGATGGGGATAATAGAGAAAGTTGATAGGTTTAACGTTAAATCGCCGTGTAGGCTGAAAAATCCTAGGGTTTTGGAGATACTGAAGGCTGCTGGAATAGAGTTTTAG
- the ilvN gene encoding acetolactate synthase small subunit: MEKSRYRKHVISVLVENQPGALARIIELFSSRGYNIESLNVGHTEDPTISRITMVAKGDEHTIEQIVKQLRRIIDVFKVRDLTDKKKLDRELLIVRVNVESAEKKEEVKRLVDIFGAQIVDVSHDTYTVELTGDEEQIDAFLELIKPLGIREMARTGRVAMVRALQGDTFGGERV; encoded by the coding sequence ATGGAAAAGTCCCGTTACAGGAAGCACGTGATAAGCGTTCTTGTTGAGAACCAGCCGGGAGCTCTTGCAAGGATCATTGAACTCTTTAGCTCCCGCGGTTACAACATAGAGAGCTTAAACGTTGGCCATACTGAAGACCCTACGATTTCAAGAATCACTATGGTTGCAAAGGGTGATGAGCACACCATAGAGCAGATAGTTAAGCAGCTAAGGCGGATAATAGACGTCTTTAAGGTTAGGGACTTAACCGATAAGAAGAAGCTTGACAGGGAGCTCCTCATAGTCCGCGTAAACGTAGAATCTGCGGAGAAAAAAGAAGAGGTAAAGAGGCTTGTTGACATTTTTGGAGCTCAGATAGTTGACGTTTCTCACGACACCTACACCGTAGAGCTTACAGGGGACGAGGAGCAGATTGACGCCTTCTTAGAGCTCATAAAGCCCCTTGGAATCAGGGAAATGGCAAGAACCGGCAGGGTGGCTATGGTGAGAGCTCTTCAGGGAGATACCTTTGGAGGAGAAAGGGTATAA
- the mraY gene encoding phospho-N-acetylmuramoyl-pentapeptide-transferase: MLYFLFYQVFGIVLFKYITFRSIYAAITAMFIGFALYPYFEKKLKDLQFKQTVKEYLPETHKKKNVPTMGGLLIITALLISVLFWNNLKNPYVWLVITAVIGFGVIGFIDDYIKAKKKNPEGLSEKKKFFSQVAVATVIAVALYKMGFSTELYFPVFKNLHIDLGLLFIPWAVFVIVGTSNAVNLTDGLDGLAIGPVITTSFVFMVFSYVIGNVKLSQYLQLPYVPGTGELTIICAAVIGASLAFLWFNAYPADVFMGDVGSLSLGALLGTVAILTKQEFILAIAGGIFVLETLSVIVQRYYFKYTKRKYGEGRRIFKMAPLHHHFEKKGWEEPKITVRFWIISIILALLALSMLKIR, from the coding sequence ATGCTCTACTTCCTGTTCTATCAGGTTTTTGGGATAGTTCTCTTTAAGTACATCACCTTTAGAAGTATCTACGCCGCCATAACGGCCATGTTCATAGGCTTTGCCCTCTACCCCTACTTTGAGAAGAAACTCAAGGATTTACAGTTCAAACAGACAGTTAAGGAGTACCTTCCAGAGACCCACAAGAAGAAAAACGTCCCCACAATGGGAGGACTTCTCATAATCACAGCCCTACTTATCTCCGTTCTCTTCTGGAACAACTTGAAAAACCCTTACGTTTGGCTCGTTATAACGGCCGTTATAGGATTTGGTGTTATCGGCTTTATTGATGACTACATAAAGGCGAAGAAGAAAAATCCAGAAGGTCTTTCAGAGAAGAAAAAGTTCTTCTCTCAGGTCGCCGTAGCAACGGTTATCGCTGTTGCCCTCTACAAGATGGGGTTCTCTACGGAACTTTACTTCCCCGTCTTTAAGAACCTCCATATAGACTTAGGGCTACTCTTTATCCCTTGGGCTGTGTTTGTAATAGTTGGAACTTCAAACGCCGTAAACCTAACAGATGGACTTGATGGCCTTGCAATAGGACCAGTGATAACCACTTCCTTCGTGTTTATGGTTTTCTCCTACGTTATCGGTAACGTAAAGCTCTCTCAATACCTTCAGCTTCCCTACGTCCCCGGGACGGGAGAGCTAACAATAATCTGCGCCGCAGTGATAGGCGCTTCCTTAGCTTTTCTCTGGTTTAACGCTTACCCGGCCGACGTCTTTATGGGGGACGTTGGGTCGCTGTCGCTGGGAGCTCTCCTTGGAACAGTCGCCATCCTTACAAAGCAAGAGTTTATTCTCGCAATTGCAGGAGGAATTTTTGTCCTTGAGACACTATCTGTAATCGTTCAACGCTACTACTTTAAGTACACGAAGAGAAAGTACGGAGAGGGCAGAAGAATCTTTAAAATGGCCCCCCTTCACCACCACTTTGAGAAAAAAGGATGGGAGGAACCTAAAATAACAGTCAGGTTCTGGATAATTTCAATAATTCTTGCACTTTTAGCCTTAAGTATGCTAAAAATTCGCTAA
- the ilvB gene encoding biosynthetic-type acetolactate synthase large subunit, giving the protein MKLSGAEILLRALELEGVDRIFGYPGGAVLDIYDRLPFCSIKHYLTRHEQGAAHAADGYARVTGKVGVCFATSGPGATNLVTGLATAQIDSVPIVAFTGNVPTFMIGNDAFQEVNTVGITRPITKHNFLVKDVKDLADTVKKAFHIARTGRPGVVLVDLPKDVTRELEDFFEEEYKAPIQIRSYKPVLKGHPGQIKRAAKAIASAERPVLYIGGGVVSSGASELVVKMAEVANIPMVATLMGLSAVPGNHPFFFGMLGMHGTYAANMAVTECDLLIAIGARFDDRVTGKLSEFAPNAKVIHIDIDSAEIGKNKAVDIPIVGDAKLVMEELLPEVEKQVAKNRELYAHRESWIRQVKRWAERYPLWYEPSDRVIKPQFVIQKIWEVTKGEAIITTDVGQHQMWVAQYYKFRFPRQLVTSGGLGTMGFGVPAAIGAKVGRPDKTVFCVSGDGSFQMNMQEIVTAVQYGIAIKVAIINNGFLGMVRQWQGIFYDRNYSQSSLDVQPDFVRLVEAMGGVGLRAERPQDVEKVLKEAMAINDRPVVIDFVVDREEDVLPMVPPGGAIKDMILPDYGRKVEKKAV; this is encoded by the coding sequence ATGAAGCTTTCCGGCGCAGAAATTCTCCTAAGGGCTCTTGAGCTTGAGGGAGTTGATAGGATATTCGGGTACCCGGGCGGTGCAGTTCTTGACATCTACGACAGACTCCCCTTTTGCTCCATTAAGCACTACCTAACAAGGCACGAGCAGGGGGCAGCCCACGCTGCCGACGGTTACGCAAGGGTAACCGGAAAGGTTGGGGTGTGCTTTGCAACTTCTGGCCCCGGAGCGACTAACCTCGTAACCGGCCTTGCGACGGCCCAGATAGATTCTGTTCCCATTGTTGCCTTTACCGGAAACGTTCCAACTTTCATGATAGGAAACGACGCCTTTCAGGAAGTTAACACCGTTGGAATAACGAGGCCTATAACAAAGCACAACTTTCTAGTAAAAGACGTTAAGGACTTAGCAGACACCGTTAAGAAGGCCTTTCATATAGCAAGAACCGGACGTCCCGGCGTAGTTCTTGTTGACCTGCCAAAGGACGTTACGAGGGAGCTTGAAGACTTCTTTGAGGAGGAGTACAAGGCGCCGATTCAGATAAGGAGCTACAAGCCTGTCCTTAAGGGACACCCGGGACAGATAAAGAGGGCAGCTAAAGCTATTGCCTCTGCTGAAAGGCCGGTTCTCTACATCGGTGGTGGGGTCGTCTCTTCTGGTGCTTCTGAGCTTGTCGTCAAGATGGCCGAAGTCGCCAACATCCCTATGGTTGCTACTTTAATGGGGCTTTCTGCCGTTCCGGGCAACCATCCCTTCTTCTTTGGAATGCTGGGAATGCACGGAACGTACGCTGCCAACATGGCGGTAACAGAGTGCGACCTCCTAATAGCGATAGGTGCAAGGTTTGACGATAGGGTTACTGGAAAGCTTTCTGAGTTTGCTCCAAATGCTAAGGTTATTCACATAGACATAGACAGTGCTGAAATTGGTAAGAACAAGGCCGTTGATATACCTATAGTTGGAGATGCAAAGCTCGTTATGGAGGAGCTCCTGCCCGAGGTTGAAAAACAGGTTGCAAAGAACAGGGAGCTCTACGCCCACCGTGAAAGCTGGATAAGGCAGGTTAAAAGGTGGGCAGAGAGGTATCCCCTCTGGTACGAGCCAAGCGACAGGGTTATAAAGCCCCAGTTCGTCATTCAGAAAATCTGGGAAGTAACGAAGGGTGAGGCGATAATCACGACTGACGTCGGTCAGCACCAGATGTGGGTTGCCCAGTACTATAAGTTCCGCTTCCCAAGGCAGCTTGTAACTTCTGGCGGACTTGGAACGATGGGATTTGGAGTTCCTGCGGCGATAGGTGCTAAGGTTGGGAGACCGGATAAAACGGTCTTCTGCGTTTCTGGTGATGGTTCCTTCCAGATGAACATGCAGGAGATAGTTACGGCCGTTCAGTACGGGATAGCCATAAAGGTTGCGATAATAAACAACGGCTTCTTAGGAATGGTTCGCCAGTGGCAGGGAATCTTCTACGACAGGAACTACTCTCAGAGCTCCCTTGATGTCCAGCCCGACTTTGTAAGGCTCGTTGAGGCAATGGGAGGAGTCGGGCTTAGAGCTGAAAGGCCTCAGGACGTTGAGAAAGTTCTCAAGGAGGCTATGGCTATAAACGATAGGCCTGTTGTTATAGACTTCGTTGTTGACAGAGAGGAGGATGTCCTCCCTATGGTTCCTCCGGGCGGTGCTATAAAGGACATGATACTGCCGGACTACGGCAGGAAGGTGGAGAAAAAGGCAGTTTAG
- a CDS encoding SPOR domain-containing protein, with product MRAPIYLAIFLSLLISPSFAMSIPKAGEKVFTIQVGSFKTKKKALEILEKVKNLPYARISYRKGRFKVRVGFFKSAKEASEFGKKNNLDEVAPDYYITAIKFIPENVEFFSSSSLPAKEETPRRQAEREEESPPQKTEGEVNKTDKVTEPPPPLPPAKEEEKEPPKVEKEETPEQTIERIEEELQKLEDNSLSVTEKKPERTNYFPFLLIPALLIPLGALIVKGSRKRKGKKVKEAEFEKFIASLLKEDKYERVLEIGIPYLSKNPEDTFVKKAVAESFEKTGRYLEASTLYSEIAEDLRKKGLDILADLFEKKAESLSGKEFKGG from the coding sequence ATGAGAGCTCCCATATACTTGGCCATTTTCCTTTCTCTTCTTATTTCTCCTTCCTTTGCTATGAGCATCCCAAAAGCAGGAGAAAAGGTTTTCACAATTCAGGTCGGCTCCTTTAAGACTAAAAAGAAGGCCTTAGAAATCCTTGAGAAAGTTAAGAACCTTCCTTACGCCAGAATAAGCTACAGGAAAGGAAGGTTCAAGGTCAGGGTCGGTTTCTTTAAGAGTGCCAAGGAGGCTTCAGAATTTGGAAAGAAGAACAACTTAGATGAAGTAGCTCCAGACTACTACATAACAGCAATAAAGTTTATTCCCGAAAACGTTGAGTTCTTTTCATCCTCCTCTCTCCCTGCAAAGGAAGAAACTCCCAGAAGGCAGGCAGAAAGGGAAGAAGAGTCTCCCCCACAAAAAACTGAAGGAGAGGTAAACAAGACAGACAAGGTTACAGAACCTCCACCTCCCCTTCCACCAGCCAAAGAAGAAGAAAAAGAACCACCTAAGGTAGAAAAGGAGGAAACACCTGAGCAAACAATAGAGAGGATAGAGGAGGAGCTCCAAAAACTGGAGGATAACTCCCTCAGTGTAACAGAGAAGAAGCCTGAGAGGACAAACTACTTCCCCTTTCTCCTGATACCGGCACTTTTAATACCTCTTGGAGCTCTTATAGTAAAAGGTAGCAGAAAGAGGAAGGGCAAAAAGGTAAAAGAAGCCGAGTTTGAAAAATTTATAGCCTCCCTCCTGAAGGAAGATAAGTACGAGAGGGTCTTAGAAATTGGAATTCCCTACCTCAGCAAGAATCCAGAAGATACCTTTGTAAAGAAGGCAGTTGCAGAAAGCTTTGAGAAAACTGGAAGGTACTTAGAGGCTTCTACTCTCTACAGCGAAATTGCAGAGGACCTAAGGAAGAAAGGTTTAGACATTCTGGCTGACCTTTTTGAGAAAAAAGCTGAAAGCTTATCAGGCAAGGAATTTAAGGGGGGATAA